A stretch of the Symmachiella macrocystis genome encodes the following:
- a CDS encoding methyltransferase: MDNAAPHEHLDQMITGYWVSQAIYAAAKFDVAEHLRDGPLSIDDLAAATSTNPDALYRLLRALASIGIFAEGQSRHFSLTPLAEPLRSGVPGSKRALALMAGDEQFHAWTEIEYSIRTGNMAFEKVYGKPIFEYLGEHPEKAQIFDAAMTGIHGRESDAITAAYDFSEFGVLADIGGGNGTLISSVLKEHPSMRGMLFDLPHVVERAYANVEALGVKDRCELIGGSFFESVPKGADAYMMRHIIHDWDDEKSLAILHNCHQALATGAKLLVVESVIPEGNEPFGGKFLDLVMLLIPGGKERTEQEYRELFSQAGFGLTRVVPTSTEVSVIEAVAL; encoded by the coding sequence ATGGACAACGCAGCACCCCATGAACATTTGGACCAGATGATCACCGGGTATTGGGTCTCGCAGGCGATCTATGCGGCGGCCAAATTTGATGTTGCTGAGCATCTCAGAGACGGTCCCCTGTCCATCGACGATTTGGCCGCAGCCACGTCGACCAACCCCGATGCGCTGTACCGGTTATTGCGGGCGTTGGCCAGTATCGGGATTTTTGCCGAAGGTCAGTCACGGCATTTCTCCTTAACACCCTTGGCCGAACCGCTCCGCAGCGGCGTGCCGGGATCGAAACGGGCGTTGGCGTTGATGGCGGGCGATGAACAATTCCACGCTTGGACCGAAATCGAATACAGCATTCGTACGGGAAACATGGCCTTCGAAAAAGTCTACGGCAAACCGATCTTCGAATACTTGGGCGAACATCCCGAGAAGGCCCAGATTTTCGATGCAGCGATGACCGGGATCCACGGTCGGGAATCGGATGCGATCACCGCGGCGTACGACTTTTCAGAATTCGGCGTGCTGGCCGATATCGGCGGGGGAAACGGCACGTTGATTTCCAGTGTGTTGAAGGAGCATCCATCGATGCGCGGCATGTTGTTCGATCTACCGCACGTTGTCGAGCGAGCGTATGCGAATGTTGAGGCGCTGGGAGTCAAGGATCGCTGCGAGTTGATCGGCGGCAGCTTTTTTGAATCGGTTCCCAAAGGAGCGGATGCCTATATGATGCGGCACATCATCCACGATTGGGACGATGAAAAATCGCTGGCCATCCTGCACAATTGTCATCAAGCATTAGCAACCGGCGCCAAGCTACTCGTCGTGGAAAGCGTCATCCCCGAGGGGAATGAACCGTTCGGCGGCAAATTCCTGGACTTGGTGATGTTACTGATTCCCGGCGGCAAGGAACGGACCGAACAGGAGTATCGCGAATTGTTCAGTCAAGCTGGTTTCGGACTGACACGCGTGGTGCCCACGTCGACGGAGGTCAGCGTGATCGAAGCGGTTGCGCTTTAG
- a CDS encoding cold-shock protein yields MAEGTIKKLTDKGFGFIDTGNGEDMFFHNSNLEGVSYEQLSEGQRVSYTEGRGPKGPRAENVKLA; encoded by the coding sequence ATGGCAGAAGGTACGATCAAGAAGCTGACGGACAAAGGTTTCGGTTTCATCGACACGGGCAATGGTGAAGACATGTTCTTCCACAACTCCAACCTCGAAGGCGTGAGCTACGAGCAGTTGAGCGAAGGACAACGCGTGTCTTACACTGAAGGACGCGGACCGAAGGGCCCCCGGGCTGAGAACGTCAAATTGGCATAA
- a CDS encoding DoxX family protein gives MRKFKTLSQFVLAIFMIVAGVLHFVKPDFYLKIMPPYLPLHLELVYLSGVCEIALGVLLLVPRYSRLAAWGIIALLVAVFPANIYVYLNPDVLPAPHIVHLLRLPLQGVFILWAYWHTRWTVSDAS, from the coding sequence ATGCGGAAGTTCAAAACGTTATCGCAGTTCGTTTTGGCCATTTTTATGATCGTCGCCGGGGTTTTGCATTTTGTGAAGCCCGACTTTTACTTAAAGATCATGCCGCCGTATTTGCCGCTGCACTTGGAATTGGTTTATCTGAGCGGCGTCTGTGAAATCGCGCTCGGTGTGTTGTTGTTGGTTCCCCGCTATTCCCGATTGGCGGCGTGGGGGATCATTGCCTTGTTGGTCGCGGTCTTTCCCGCCAACATCTACGTCTATCTAAATCCTGACGTCTTACCGGCGCCGCACATCGTGCATTTGCTGCGTTTACCGCTCCAAGGTGTGTTCATCCTGTGGGCTTATTGGCACACAAGGTGGACCGTTAGCGACGCAAGCTAA
- a CDS encoding PEP-CTERM sorting domain-containing protein (PEP-CTERM proteins occur, often in large numbers, in the proteomes of bacteria that also encode an exosortase, a predicted intramembrane cysteine proteinase. The presence of a PEP-CTERM domain at a protein's C-terminus predicts cleavage within the sorting domain, followed by covalent anchoring to some some component of the (usually Gram-negative) cell surface. Many PEP-CTERM proteins exhibit an unusual sequence composition that includes large numbers of potential glycosylation sites. Expression of one such protein has been shown restore the ability of a bacterium to form floc, a type of biofilm.) produces MKRMIQLTVACVAVLAVVPTATFGEVIEVGDLNIIDDLGNPSDGLRYLDMTFSAGLSQAAALANAQSTYSNARLATPDEFDNLFEASGIQLNGPIPASAGFTTGTSVSLSTGANYDGGALAAALGLTVGNNLIVYTDPDGSDDTSSTRDLLQFGPTFVFVAQFSGVPSSNGGWLLVSDAAVVPEPSTYAGLLGITCVSLLAYDWRRKRQQAA; encoded by the coding sequence ATGAAGCGAATGATTCAATTGACGGTGGCGTGTGTGGCGGTGCTGGCCGTTGTCCCCACGGCGACCTTTGGTGAGGTCATTGAGGTCGGCGATTTGAATATCATCGACGATCTTGGGAATCCATCAGACGGCCTCCGCTACCTCGACATGACGTTCAGCGCTGGGCTGTCCCAGGCGGCCGCGTTGGCGAATGCTCAGTCGACATACTCGAATGCGCGGTTGGCCACCCCCGACGAGTTTGACAATTTGTTCGAAGCCTCGGGCATACAGCTCAACGGTCCGATACCCGCCTCCGCAGGGTTCACAACCGGAACATCAGTTTCGTTGTCGACCGGGGCGAATTACGACGGTGGGGCGTTGGCTGCCGCGTTGGGATTGACGGTAGGAAATAATTTAATTGTGTACACCGACCCTGACGGATCTGACGACACCTCGTCCACTAGGGACCTCTTACAATTCGGCCCGACATTCGTGTTTGTCGCACAATTCAGCGGTGTCCCTTCCTCGAACGGCGGCTGGTTGCTCGTTTCTGATGCCGCCGTCGTCCCCGAACCCTCCACCTACGCCGGTCTCCTCGGCATCACCTGTGTATCACTGCTCGCTTACGACTGGCGACGCAAACGGCAACAGGCTGCGTGA
- a CDS encoding potassium channel family protein: MQKQIKNLEQHVLVCGFGRLGKAACERLEELKAPFVVVEEDESEYLAAAAQGYTALQGCATNDDVLREAGIEKASGVICGVNSDAQNVFITLSARELNPDLFIVCRADSNESHGKLKRAGASLVVSPHSTAASNIVNSMLFPNLANFMNSSHESSGDFELSEIEIQKGSILIGRTVSQYGQIENSISFVAIVRSSSETKMKPHGNESFQPGDVVIVAGYAQDLARMKELAQGPCDTAFATAFSDDGLADSPTSDKDLVREAPVSTNV; the protein is encoded by the coding sequence ATGCAAAAACAAATCAAGAACCTGGAACAGCATGTTCTGGTCTGTGGCTTCGGTCGATTAGGCAAAGCCGCCTGCGAACGTCTCGAAGAGCTCAAAGCACCATTTGTGGTGGTCGAAGAGGACGAATCGGAATATTTAGCCGCAGCTGCTCAGGGCTACACGGCACTGCAAGGTTGTGCCACAAACGACGATGTTCTGCGTGAAGCCGGAATCGAGAAAGCCAGTGGTGTGATTTGCGGCGTCAATTCCGATGCTCAGAACGTTTTCATAACGCTGAGCGCGCGCGAACTCAATCCCGATTTGTTTATCGTCTGCCGCGCGGATTCCAACGAATCTCATGGGAAATTAAAACGAGCGGGCGCATCGCTCGTCGTCTCCCCGCATTCAACGGCCGCTTCGAATATCGTCAATTCCATGCTTTTTCCGAATCTCGCCAATTTCATGAATAGCTCTCATGAATCGAGCGGAGATTTTGAGCTGAGCGAAATCGAGATCCAAAAGGGCTCAATTTTAATTGGCCGCACGGTAAGCCAATACGGTCAAATCGAGAATTCGATTTCCTTTGTCGCGATTGTCCGAAGTTCAAGTGAAACCAAGATGAAGCCCCACGGCAACGAATCGTTCCAACCAGGTGATGTTGTGATCGTAGCTGGGTATGCTCAAGACTTAGCCCGGATGAAAGAGTTGGCACAAGGCCCTTGTGACACTGCCTTCGCAACAGCGTTCTCTGACGACGGCCTTGCTGATTCACCGACTTCTGATAAAGATCTCGTCAGAGAAGCCCCCGTTTCTACGAATGTTTGA
- a CDS encoding nuclear transport factor 2 family protein codes for MLPPALESWIMISHSKNTEDLADLLADDVVFYSPIVHTAQSGKAATLLYLTAASKVFFNETFTYVKQSVSESAAFLEFTTEIDNIFVNGVDIISWNAEGKICEFKVMIRPLKAINVVHQMMGQMLERMRDASG; via the coding sequence ATGCTTCCACCTGCCCTGGAATCTTGGATAATGATTTCACATAGCAAAAACACCGAAGATCTCGCCGATCTTCTCGCCGACGATGTCGTGTTTTACTCTCCGATCGTGCACACCGCTCAGAGTGGAAAGGCGGCGACATTACTTTACCTGACTGCCGCGAGCAAAGTGTTTTTCAATGAGACTTTTACTTACGTCAAGCAGTCCGTCTCGGAGTCCGCTGCGTTTTTAGAATTCACAACCGAGATTGACAACATCTTCGTGAACGGAGTTGACATCATTTCATGGAATGCGGAAGGAAAAATCTGTGAATTCAAGGTAATGATCCGCCCACTCAAAGCCATCAATGTGGTGCATCAAATGATGGGACAAATGTTGGAACGCATGCGCGACGCATCCGGATAG
- a CDS encoding neutral/alkaline non-lysosomal ceramidase N-terminal domain-containing protein: MSRRLVLSTLLFILCCLCFDETARAELRAGAARESIVPPFPTKMGGFFDRLEPFTGVHDEIYARALVLDNGQTQVLIIGSDLINVSADITARVRDNIARETGIPPQNIMVSSTHNHSSPSVNRPGQIDDPNEKSAAFFVERFTKVGLDAFNNRVTARAGFHAGELKGATRNRQQRNDLVDTQVGVLRVEEREGRKTIATLFNFTGHPVIVGSNNLLLSGEYPGAAQRAVENMLGGVAIFTQGAAGDVTVHRSGDPFMEIERLGRTVAGEVIKASGFIRGEEEIELAGATTTLNLAARQIPSLDETQAAIQSAEAELKAVEDTAANKELREAIRNRLRLYSMNERFAKGLADGSLKMPEQYQAEVQVLQIGDLVIVSIPGEIFVEYALELRQRIKQLLDKSMVLAGYSNGYLGYIVTPRAAVTGGYEASISRVRPNAGRQMTEAAMELVGGLKQSETP, from the coding sequence ATGTCCCGTAGATTAGTCCTCAGTACACTGCTGTTCATTCTCTGTTGTCTTTGTTTCGACGAGACCGCACGCGCAGAACTGCGTGCCGGGGCAGCCCGAGAGAGCATCGTTCCCCCGTTTCCCACCAAGATGGGCGGGTTCTTTGACCGTTTGGAACCGTTCACAGGGGTGCATGACGAGATTTATGCCCGTGCGCTCGTACTGGATAACGGACAGACGCAAGTTTTGATCATCGGTTCGGATCTGATCAACGTCAGTGCCGACATCACCGCCCGCGTGCGTGATAATATCGCACGGGAAACCGGTATTCCGCCGCAAAATATTATGGTCTCCAGCACGCACAATCATTCCTCTCCCTCGGTGAACCGGCCGGGACAAATTGACGATCCCAATGAGAAATCGGCCGCGTTTTTTGTGGAACGGTTTACCAAAGTGGGCCTGGATGCGTTTAATAACCGAGTGACCGCGCGGGCAGGTTTTCACGCAGGGGAACTCAAAGGGGCGACGCGCAATCGCCAGCAGCGCAACGATCTTGTCGATACGCAAGTCGGCGTGCTTCGTGTCGAGGAACGCGAGGGCCGTAAGACAATTGCCACCTTGTTTAACTTCACCGGTCACCCGGTGATCGTCGGCTCGAATAATCTGTTGCTGTCGGGCGAATATCCCGGAGCTGCCCAACGGGCGGTAGAAAACATGCTCGGGGGTGTGGCAATCTTTACCCAAGGTGCCGCAGGAGATGTGACCGTGCACCGCAGTGGCGATCCGTTTATGGAGATCGAACGCTTGGGGCGGACCGTTGCGGGTGAAGTGATCAAAGCCTCTGGGTTTATTCGCGGCGAGGAAGAAATCGAACTAGCCGGAGCGACGACCACATTGAATCTGGCGGCGCGGCAGATCCCTTCGTTGGACGAAACGCAGGCTGCGATCCAGTCAGCCGAAGCAGAGTTAAAAGCGGTAGAGGACACAGCCGCGAACAAGGAATTGCGCGAAGCGATCCGCAACCGGTTGCGGCTGTACAGCATGAATGAACGTTTCGCGAAAGGCTTAGCCGACGGCAGCCTCAAGATGCCCGAGCAGTATCAAGCCGAGGTGCAGGTGTTGCAAATCGGCGATTTGGTGATTGTCTCGATCCCCGGCGAAATTTTTGTGGAATACGCCTTGGAACTCAGGCAGCGGATTAAGCAGTTGTTGGACAAATCAATGGTGCTCGCCGGGTATTCCAACGGCTATTTGGGCTACATCGTGACGCCCCGAGCCGCGGTCACGGGGGGCTACGAAGCCTCGATCTCCCGTGTCCGCCCCAATGCAGGCCGGCAAATGACCGAAGCAGCCATGGAATTGGTCGGCGGTCTGAAACAATCCGAAACACCCTGA
- a CDS encoding PEP-CTERM sorting domain-containing protein, translated as MSQPGQFVEIEPFLLAMRIVMWQDGDSAIGKRLIFNTTFDSEILPMKQILLAGLVSLGLVSSAQAGFMVTIQPSSDLNDIVWTVSWDSTAGASAPSFIFAWDQMDPDTGTVASLNPWGGPRPSSLIEDVGDYTSYDAGGADIGQSPSIFGDGVGGVSSSPGGWGVGPDDDGAGNGDDLYIVNTLLPSSTTFPSSGSFIITIPGANLSFYNLGTFTENPDVTVIVTDTPFNAAVPEPSTFALLGIGGLALVGYGWRRKRQQAA; from the coding sequence ATGTCTCAGCCTGGGCAGTTTGTAGAAATTGAGCCGTTTTTGCTTGCTATGCGAATTGTGATGTGGCAGGATGGTGACTCGGCCATTGGAAAGCGGCTCATTTTCAACACCACATTCGATTCAGAGATTCTCCCCATGAAACAGATTCTTCTTGCCGGTTTGGTCAGTCTTGGTTTGGTTTCTTCTGCTCAGGCGGGGTTCATGGTCACAATCCAGCCTAGCTCAGACCTGAATGACATTGTTTGGACAGTTAGTTGGGATTCGACTGCTGGGGCTTCCGCTCCAAGTTTTATCTTTGCCTGGGACCAAATGGACCCAGATACCGGCACCGTAGCCTCTTTAAATCCCTGGGGCGGCCCGCGGCCGTCGTCGTTGATTGAAGATGTAGGAGACTACACTTCCTACGATGCTGGGGGAGCAGACATTGGACAAAGCCCATCAATCTTTGGTGATGGGGTGGGTGGAGTCAGTAGCAGTCCTGGTGGCTGGGGAGTTGGTCCCGACGATGATGGTGCTGGTAATGGTGATGATCTCTACATCGTTAACACATTATTGCCTTCCTCAACTACCTTTCCGAGCAGTGGGTCATTCATCATCACAATTCCTGGTGCGAACCTAAGCTTCTATAACTTAGGTACTTTTACCGAGAATCCAGATGTTACCGTGATCGTAACGGACACACCGTTCAATGCAGCCGTCCCCGAACCGAGCACCTTCGCCCTGCTCGGCATCGGCGGCCTCGCCCTGGTCGGTTACGGCTGGCGACGCAAACGGCAACAGGCTGCGTGA
- a CDS encoding hybrid sensor histidine kinase/response regulator gives MTRLLSHSTEPIDRVSRRADELYRENQLDIFRRTDRLFAGLMVIQWFAGVAAAYWISPHTWAGTDSATHIHVWAAIFLGGIISFFPVCLALARPGSTLTRHVIAIGQMLTAGLLIHLGGGRIETHFHIFGSLAFLACYRDWRVLMSATLVVAADHFLRGVYYPQSVFGVLTASPWRVFEHAGWIAFEDVFLLITIRQSVKEMKEMARNRAQLESTNQTVEAEVAARTHELQLQAKSLQESKQRAEELNAFGQIIDRSHNEIYIFNSRSLKFMHVNHGARDNIGYTMAELKDMTPLDIKPQHMRASFDEIVAPLRNGTKENIQFSTVHRRKDRSEYPVDVRLQMENFAGTKVFVAVILDTSERQKVDEELRESREDALTATRAKSEFLANMSHEIRTPMTAILGFTDILLDNVVDKDNVDAVHTIKANGNYLLELINDILDLSKIEAGKCQIEHLDCSPQRIVGEVASLMRVRAAAKNLPLEVRFEGGIPETIQSDPTRLRQVLINICGNAIKFTEHGSVTIVACLVDNPGDEPKMRFDVIDTGIGIARHKIDTLFSPFTQADNSTTRQFGGTGLGLTISKRLTKLLGGDISVQSTAGRGSTFSITVATGPLEKSRMIHGAGESESQTRKVSEAGQPQASLANTRILLAEDGLDNQRLIAFVLKKAGAEVVLADNGQIAFDLATEASRANRPFNVVLMDMQMPVLDGYSATRRLRDVGYTHPIIALTAHAMTGDREKCLDAGCDEYTTKPIDRKRLVAMLATYSCAVDVTL, from the coding sequence ATGACGCGTTTATTGTCACATTCCACTGAACCGATCGATCGCGTTTCGCGAAGGGCGGATGAACTCTATCGCGAAAACCAATTGGATATTTTTCGGCGGACCGACCGCCTGTTTGCCGGGCTGATGGTCATCCAGTGGTTTGCCGGTGTCGCCGCAGCCTACTGGATTTCTCCTCACACTTGGGCAGGCACAGACAGCGCAACGCATATTCATGTGTGGGCGGCGATTTTTCTTGGCGGGATCATCTCTTTCTTTCCGGTTTGCCTTGCGCTTGCTCGTCCCGGCTCGACTTTAACTCGCCACGTCATCGCCATTGGGCAGATGTTGACGGCCGGCTTGTTAATCCACTTAGGCGGCGGCCGCATCGAGACGCATTTTCACATCTTCGGTTCGTTAGCGTTCCTGGCATGTTATCGGGATTGGCGCGTGCTCATGTCGGCGACACTCGTCGTGGCGGCAGACCATTTTCTGCGTGGTGTGTACTATCCGCAATCAGTCTTCGGCGTGTTGACCGCGAGCCCGTGGCGTGTATTTGAGCATGCCGGTTGGATCGCGTTTGAAGATGTCTTTTTACTGATCACGATCCGGCAAAGCGTAAAAGAAATGAAAGAGATGGCCCGGAACCGGGCGCAGCTTGAGTCCACCAATCAAACGGTAGAGGCGGAAGTCGCAGCGCGAACTCATGAACTGCAACTGCAGGCGAAGAGCTTGCAGGAGTCGAAACAAAGAGCGGAAGAATTAAATGCGTTTGGCCAAATCATTGATCGGTCTCACAATGAAATTTACATTTTCAATTCCCGCTCGCTGAAGTTTATGCACGTGAATCATGGCGCGCGAGACAATATCGGCTATACGATGGCTGAGCTCAAAGATATGACGCCGCTCGATATCAAACCGCAACACATGCGTGCTTCGTTTGACGAAATAGTCGCCCCGCTTAGGAACGGAACCAAGGAAAATATCCAGTTTTCGACAGTCCATCGGCGCAAGGATCGCTCGGAATATCCTGTCGACGTGCGACTCCAAATGGAGAATTTTGCCGGGACGAAAGTGTTTGTTGCCGTCATTCTCGACACGTCGGAACGTCAAAAGGTTGATGAGGAACTTCGAGAATCACGGGAAGACGCGCTCACTGCTACCCGTGCAAAGAGTGAATTCCTGGCCAATATGAGCCATGAGATTCGCACGCCCATGACGGCCATTCTTGGTTTTACCGACATCCTGCTTGACAACGTGGTCGACAAGGACAATGTCGATGCCGTTCATACGATCAAAGCGAACGGAAATTACCTGCTCGAACTGATCAACGATATTCTCGATTTGTCGAAGATTGAAGCCGGCAAGTGTCAGATAGAACACCTGGACTGTTCCCCGCAAAGAATCGTTGGCGAAGTGGCCTCACTGATGCGCGTACGGGCCGCCGCGAAAAACTTACCGTTGGAAGTCCGCTTCGAGGGAGGCATTCCCGAGACGATTCAAAGTGATCCGACTCGTTTGCGGCAGGTTCTTATCAACATCTGTGGAAACGCAATTAAGTTCACGGAACACGGTTCGGTCACAATCGTTGCCTGCTTAGTGGATAATCCAGGCGACGAGCCCAAGATGAGATTTGATGTGATTGATACAGGGATCGGGATCGCCCGTCACAAAATCGACACGCTGTTCTCGCCCTTTACGCAAGCCGACAATTCGACAACGCGACAATTTGGCGGAACCGGACTCGGGCTGACGATTAGTAAACGACTGACCAAACTGCTCGGTGGCGACATTAGTGTGCAGAGCACCGCGGGCCGGGGAAGCACCTTCTCCATCACGGTTGCAACGGGGCCATTGGAGAAATCTCGAATGATTCACGGTGCCGGCGAATCGGAGTCCCAGACAAGGAAAGTCTCAGAGGCCGGTCAACCGCAAGCTTCATTGGCAAACACCCGAATTCTACTGGCCGAAGACGGACTTGATAATCAACGGCTGATTGCGTTTGTTCTGAAGAAGGCGGGAGCAGAGGTCGTGTTGGCTGATAATGGCCAGATTGCTTTTGACTTGGCGACGGAAGCTAGCAGGGCGAACCGTCCGTTCAATGTGGTCCTCATGGATATGCAAATGCCAGTGCTCGACGGCTATTCGGCAACTCGCCGACTCCGAGACGTCGGCTACACTCATCCAATCATTGCGCTGACCGCACATGCGATGACTGGAGATCGAGAGAAATGTCTCGACGCTGGATGTGACGAGTACACGACCAAGCCGATTGATAGAAAACGGCTCGTCGCGATGTTGGCGACGTATTCATGCGCTGTGGATGTCACGTTATGA
- a CDS encoding PEP-CTERM sorting domain-containing protein, whose translation MKQILLAGLVTLGLVSSADAGMVTRFTVVDSSNTSWVARGYKDYMVTPSDGWTFTPSRNFDNGIGFEITGPALSGTSVDRWFLNFAAPFDALIAPGVYNDFQRFPFQDTDRPGLEFGSTGRLDNTASGFFEVLEVTYGTTGEVLTFAANFTHYGEQDLNNYAIVEVRYNATAAVPEPSTFALLGIGGIALVGYGWRRKRQQAA comes from the coding sequence ATGAAACAGATTCTTCTTGCCGGTTTGGTCACTCTTGGTTTGGTTTCGTCCGCAGACGCTGGAATGGTTACGCGGTTTACGGTGGTCGATAGTTCGAACACAAGTTGGGTTGCACGCGGATATAAAGATTACATGGTGACCCCTTCAGATGGCTGGACCTTCACCCCGTCGCGGAATTTTGATAACGGAATTGGCTTCGAAATCACCGGACCAGCCCTCAGCGGGACATCAGTCGATCGGTGGTTTTTAAATTTCGCAGCCCCTTTCGACGCTCTGATTGCGCCGGGTGTTTATAACGATTTTCAGCGATTCCCGTTCCAGGACACCGACCGGCCAGGATTGGAGTTCGGCAGCACCGGGCGACTGGATAATACGGCGAGCGGTTTCTTCGAGGTGTTAGAGGTGACATACGGGACGACCGGCGAGGTACTTACATTCGCGGCGAACTTTACGCACTACGGCGAACAAGATCTGAACAATTACGCTATTGTTGAGGTCCGCTATAACGCCACCGCAGCCGTCCCAGAACCAAGCACGTTCGCACTCCTCGGCATCGGCGGCATCGCCCTGGTCGGCTACGGCTGGCGACGCAAGCGGCAACAAGCTGCGTGA